TTGAATAATCAGTTTCACCTTTTGATGATTTTCTCCCAAAGTCTTTCAACCTGGATAGAATGATACTTCAGATACCTAGATTACAGAAAGCAAGGAtcaagaattattattattctcaacCAAATGAAGCTGGCACAGCGCGATGGTAGATCTCTCATGAAATTCTGATTTATTTCCCTAGTAAACATCTATTTGTTCTCTTAAAACTCAGGAATTTCATTTTATCTACTGCAGATGAACAATATACTCTGTTGTGTGTATTTAATGATTACATTTGAATTCTGTttgatttgcaaacattttaaagaaaaatagattCCAGCACTTCTCAAAAATGCAAGAAAAGATGGCAGTAAGCCTAACAAAAACTACAGTTAAATTATGGAAGGATGCTCTCCTCACAGCATTTTGGCTAGTATCAAATAAGTgatcttaaaaaaaccccagtagcttatttttaatcattttttgattttaaaagaagaCAGCATGGCCCCAATCCAGTCAAGCACttaagccccactgaagtcaaaagagctaatgatGTGCttaaaaagttaagcatgtgcttagaaTGCCTTGCTGGATTTAGGTTTATGTGCATAAATTCTGCATAACAGCACCTAACCCTATTTTCTATTGCTGCAGTGCTATCCATTCATTAATGCAGTTCCTAAAAGGGTTGCTACATCTTAATTAACCCAGTAGTTCCAGGCATGCAAGGTGAGCAGCAAGGGAAAGCCACATTAagcagaaagaaagcaaaggcagGAGTACAAATATACAGaaattctctctttaaaaaggtATAAACAACTTTACATGTGTAAAAGTAATTCAATTTCACAAAatgcaggttaaaaaaaaaaatcaaccatatACTGTATTTCATGAACACTGGATATCCACTACACTGAAAGGAAATCAAAGCAAACAGGAACTCTCCAGTTTCAAGTAATCCTTGATGCCTTTTTGGCCAACTACATTATACCATGACAAGTGATTTAATAGCATTCATATGCTACAATTTATGCAGCTAACCTTTCACGTACGATCCAAATTGATAGTTGTGTCTAGTTAACATTCACCTATGTTTGCCCACACATTCCATATTAGCTCTTTGAGAAACTATTCAAGTTAATTATATTGCAAATTAAAGACAAATTACATTCTGTATGTTCCTTCTAGATttgaaaaaaataggtttttaaaGGCTTGTCAaagtttagaagaaaaaaaatttccattaaaaaatccaagattaaaaaaaaaaatcattgacttTTTTCTGATCAAGGGTGCTAATAGAAAGATTATTACAAACATACTACAATTTGATCAAGAAGACTTCATGAATATGTTGCTGATGAGCATGCACCACCACTGGTACAAGTTCCAGGTATCACTGTATCCCCATTTCATCCCCCatcaggcccctgccccctcctccccccacctcccagtaaTAACAGTATTATAAAAAGGTAAAATCTAGAGTTAGTGGCAAAATCTTCACAGTAAATTGTTAAAGAAAATGTTATTGTGGTCATTTGCAAAATGGCATCAGTCAATTGGACCCTGAAAAATTAATTTGACGCAGTTGTGTTCCCCAGTCAGCTGTGCTGCACAAAAAGGGCAGGAAGCATGAAATGCATGAGTACCATGAGGCAGTGGAATTTGAGACCAGTATTTTGCAGATTTCTCAGAGCACACATGTCCACAAGGGGTGAAAGCATAAGTTGGAGGACCAGCATCCACATAAAACCCTGCCTCGCAACCAAGCCAAAGAGGCACATAGGGACCAACGGTTCTGCACATAGGACACTCGCGCTCATTGGCTTCTGTGTCACTGCGATGTCCCCAATTGTGATAGCCATGAACGTGACCACAGCTAAGGTAAGCCCAAGGTTGTTTCTCTTCTACCACATCTTTACGGTTAATGCTGGGAAACGCTAAAGTATTCAGCCCAACAGGACACTGTGGCCTAGCGGCATTTATCTCCTGTCGCAAAGCTTCAATGTGTTTCTGAGTCGGTGTGTGAAACAGACCATCTGCTGTTCTCCACAGAAGAGTGGCTCCACACAGGTCAATGAGAGAGCCATCTTGTAGGATGTTGGTCTCATTTTCTACCTAGAGGTAGAACACAAACAAATTTGAGATGGATCTTTTACAGACATTTTAGCTAATTCTGTGAATGACTCCTCTTCCTCAACACATACCACTCACTCCCATAATTCTCTGGTAAAATTCTCAGAATATTTACGAATAACCTCTCTGGAATTtattctccccttcctcctcacccCTTTGATGTGGGGGTCTCTCTCCTACCTACcatgtctctttctctctgatcTTCTAGTTTGGATCTTCCCTGGGTCTCTCTCGCCTTCCTAACATGGATTTTCTCTATGGTTGTCTGTTTTACTTACAGACAGTTCTGACAGGATTTAGAGAGTTCCCACTCCTTCATTCTGAGATGTGTACCAGATAGTGAGCTGTATCGCTCCTTTAGAGCTTTCTGTTGCATTTTGCTTCCTTTGTTTGGGCGGGTAAGTGACATGTTATATTGCAGATACCAATGCTAGCTAAATTCACAAATACTTTTGTAAGTTTAATACTAGAGCATAAAAGTAACTGACAGCTAAATCTTAGTccccaattttcagaagtgatgagcaCCTATTActcatattgacaggtttcagaggagcagccgtgttagtctgtagtcgcaaaaagaaaaggaggacttgtggcaccttagagactaacaaatttatttaagcataagctttcgtgagctacagctcacttcatcggatggaagcTGAAGGgactcagctcttctgaaaaatcaggctcttaatGTATAAACAGGCATTGTGTACAAACTACAGCATAAGATTTACTATCTAAaaattctttttctcttctgaatGAAAGCAGGTAATTATGCAACATTTTGAGAGAATATACTAAACAAAACAACAGTCCAgctttctctaatttgttttaATGTCACAAACATATAGGCAACTTGCGCTGCTGGTACCACCCTTGAAATGATGAATGCACATTAAAATGTGTGTGGGACATTAACTGAAACAGACTTCTCAGGAGTGAGAAGTGTATAATTAACCAGCATCAGCTTTACACGTTGCTAAGGGGTGGAACATCCAGTATTGTCATATCAAATAAATATCCTGGATATTAAACAGAGCACCTCAATAAGTGTGGCTGGCAGGAGGAGCGACCACACTTGATATATTAATTTAGCCCAGATTTGTGGATTAAGAACAGTAAATCATCCCtataaaaaaaacctagataatgATACAATAATCTATTGATAAAAGGTAATTTACAGCAAGTGCTACAGGTACGAAGTTCAGTGATCAGAACAGAAGCTCATCAAATGAAGAGTCAGAATTCTTTACGAACAGAAAAGGGAAAGGTTTCTTGGTATCATGGACTGAACACATTGCAAACTTTGTGGATTCATTTTTATGAACCCACTCAAAGAACACTGCTCACAGCTGTACTAACCAGTATGCCATGTCATTTTATTTACAATAAGAAGGCAAGTTGTTTTGGCTGTGGGAGAGGAGACTTACTTATTCTAGAGCTGCTTTTCCTCAGCAGCACTAAAGGTGCTTTGCTAACAGTGTACAATTCTAGTCAGTTGTTGTATTTTTGAATATAGCAAAGGCACCTACAACTCAGGATATCGTGCGCTCCCTTTTTATATCAGTTACAAACCAAACTACAATTAAATAAGTCAAGAGGTGGGAATAGCTGGGGGAACAAGTGCCTACTGAGAAGGAAAGGACTCCTGCTTCTAAGAGCTGCAGTCCTAAGCAACCCAGACAGGGAGCATCAGCCCTCTCCCCCAGATATCAACAACAGTCAGGGATGGAAGGAAGGGAGTGAAAGGGTGCAGAAAAGGACTCTCTTGAGCCCCAGAGTTGGGAGGCGCAGGAGGAGTGTGGCCacagagtgggaggaggggaagaatggGTTGCCCAGTAAGAAAAAATGCGAGGCTGAAAATGGATGAATGGGGTCTGGAAAATTATTACCTACACTTCCCCCAATCCTCAGAGTCTAACAGCTTGATGGCTGAACAGTTACATCTCACCCCTCCttagaaaaaaaagaaggaagagacGGATGAGGAGCCGGGAAGGAAAGCATTGTAGCAAAAAAACCAGAATATAGAGGCTGAGATGTGCAACGCTCCTCCCCGCATAGGCCTGGTGGTAGTATGGGGACCctgttttctttccctctccctgctaGCGGCAGATCAAAGGGCAGCCAGGCCTCTTGGAGGGTCTTTAGGCAGCTGCAGGAGTAGTGGAGCTCACTTCTCAGGACTGACTCAGTAACCTGCTCAGATCTCCCACAGGGGACCCTCCCCAGCTCTTTTATCTTTGagtggggtgtttgtgtgtgttctctccatgatcccctgccccagtgctAGGTGTGACTATGCTCAGACACAATACTGTACTTCCTGTACCCCACACCTCTAATATCACAGTTCTCAGTGCCAGGAAAAAGAGGTTTTCCTACGTTAGTAATACATTGGTTCTGAATAACTTGCACTTTCAACTTACTAGCTTCCCCCTTTGTTGAGCAGATCTGGTTTCTCGTAGAGTATATACAtcaccacaaactgaaatttcCCGCCACACTCCAGGTTTAGACTCCTCGGTAAACCCTCCTTTTGGATGCATGACCAGAACTCCATTGGTTGTTAATCCGTCCATGTGCCCATCGggatttttccattttgctgctttttcctAGATGTAACACCACAACAATGGGAAAGAAGGCAGTCTTACTTTCAAAGCCTCAAGCAGGATCAGCACTCAAGAATATTTCACCAGCACAGTTAGTGTTTATAAGGGTAAAGAACCCTGTTGGTGAATGCAAGGCTCGTGGGTGATATTTTCAAAGCAGCAAGAGATTTAGCTGCACATTTTTAACCAGTATTTAAACTTTTGCAGAAAATTGTTACTTCTAACTCAGTAAACCAAATGTCACACGAGATGCTTGTGCAATCCCTGTGTTGGctttacagacatatttgctaaCGCTTAAATCATGAAGATGCTGCTAACCATTGCAGTTTATATAAATTAGTCTTTACTGTGGGTTGTACTGGGTGGCGTTTCTATCTTTCCTTGGTAGCTAGCACTCGTACAGCTAAAACAATCCCACTGTAAGTTTAAATTAATGGTGAATGCCTAGTCAGAACTCATGTCGCACCCTGAAGAGCTGTTGCCAGtcttttcaacaacaacaaagaggCCACGTAATTTAGACTCTGATATTAAAGATAGGTAGAAGCCACTGTGAAGAGTTCACAAAATGGCAATAAATTTCACTAATAAATTTGAAGTTCCCATAAAATTTTCAAATAGAATTTCTGAGGTTTTAATAAACCTAggcactaaagtcaatggcaatatACATAATTTGTAATGAGCAAATTcttataactgatttttttttaaaaagcacatggcATAGAGGCTATTTTTGCTTGTGCATAACATAGCTATCAATAGTACTTACTCCAAGAAATATGTTTTTAGAAGAGTCAAATCCTGCTGCAAAAATCCTTGCTGTATACGGTGCATTCCTATCGCAGACAATCCTGCATGCAAACCTGGATATGGTGCTTTGTGTGATCTGAGTTTCATCATTGTTTTGACTGCCAGAAATTGTATCTGTTACTACAAAGTCTATAGGGCTTTCTGTTGATCTCCCAACCTGCAAAAATTCAAAATGCACTTGATATACAGCTCTCTAAATATACCTCACAGAAACATCAATGCTACCATCTCGACAAAGTTAATTTTGATCACATCAATTATCTACACTCTGCCAACCACCTGTCTGGAAGGTGAAATTCCTGCTCTGGACTGTCATATTTTCACATATTTGCCCTTGGCAAAAATTCACCATTTTCATAGCAAGACAGCTTTTCATTTGATAAAACTGCTGTGGCTGTGTATGTAACGGCAAATCTGGagcatattaattttatttaaaggggGGGGGATTTTGGCTAGAAGTGTGAAAATGTTGGTTACTGCTGTATTTCATACCCCCTTCTCTGCAAATAAATACTATACTCCTACATTCAGAGAAATAAAAGTTAAAGAACTTTctactgtcattttaaaattgccatgAAATTGAAACATGTTTTAGACCAAAACAGCAGTTTTAAAACCTATCTTAACAGAAAATGAGAGAGTCTAATTCATATTTTAGACATTATTGCATCTTGTAATTCTTATATATAAGATTCTTAGGACAGGATACTCATTTGGCCAGATGTTCTAGAGCCACCCATGCACTTATACAAgacattttaaacactttttgtATTAAGCACTTACTCTGAGAAAAATAAAGCAGCTGAGATAAAGAAACACTCTCTCATAAAAAGTCCTAAGCTTTTAAACCTTTCCCCCCACATCTATAAAACAATTCTAAAACAAGGAACAACTGTCCATTTGGAATCACAAATTATAAAATGGACAAATGGATCTGATTATCTAACAAAAGTGCAGACACAACACCGAGCTGGAACTAGTACTTCTCTATGCAAGTAATGTTACATCATGCTGGACAGTAATCAGGCAGTTATAGGTTAGAAACAAAGAAAGTAATTTAAAGTACTTCTGAACAGATGCCTTCTGACCTGCTGCTAATCAAAaggaaattataaatattttgtatgCCAATGTAGTTTAATTCCAAGAATCCTCATTTATATGTAAACTAATAACTTCTCAATGAAGAGTCTTAAAAAGTTTAGTGAAGAGGTTACAATCTGTGTAGCTTACTTGCACTTCAAAGGCCAGCAATGGGAACACACCTATGGATCCATCATGTGCAGAAACATCTCTGCAGGTAAACCAGAGCCAATctctaaaatatccccccatAAATCCACTCTGTCtatacaaagaagaaaaaatctcCAAGAAATAAGCAAATATATGACACTGTTAATATTCACCCTATCAAATGAATCTGTAGCAAGGATACAAAAAGCAATCCCATTTGTAAAACCCTGCTTActgtagaacaggggtggccaacctgagcctgagaaggagccagaatttaccaatgtacattgccaaagagccacggtaatatgtcagcagccccccatcagctccacccccccactcccagcgcctcccacataccagcagccctgccgatcagcagccccccccccccatcagctgttttgtggcgaggagcgagggcactgcaggcttaggggagggggtgggaaggggtggagtgggggcagggcctgtggcagagccagggtttgagcagtgagcacacccctgtacattggaaagttggagcctgtagctccagccccagagttggtgcctatacaagcagccgcatattaacttctgaagagccgcatgtagcTCCGAACccacaggttagccacccctgctctagaacatCAAACTATGCAGCAAACCAACAAATACATGCTGAACCTGACATTTTAACACACTAATATAAAAGCAAGCGAGGATTTTCGCTGCCCCCGTTCCAGATTGcttttagaatttagtaaattTGCTAAAGCAAAAACACATAGAAATAATGAAAGTACTAATCCGTCTAACCAAAACTATTCACTTCAACTTTTCAGAGAATGTAAGATTTTTTAATAGAATGCACAAAACAGATACAGTAAAAATTAGGTACACAAAGTTGGATGCGTCACGGATTTGTGCTGCTTAAAAAAACCCCGtcaaagtaaaaatattataGAATGCTCCATTAACTGTACCTCCTTGAAATCCTATTTCCAATGGACTTGTATTTATCTCCCTATGGAATTCCTGTTAAAAAGGTACCATTGTTGCAGAGTAGCAACAGCTCAGTCAAATTCCTGCCCAACTTTAGAAAGTATTACACACAGCACTGTTTACCTTGTGGTTATTTGATTCTGTGGCAggctgatgtgattttttttattgacatCAAAGCATTACTTATACACTGGTCAGAATACGCGATTGGCTTCCAGCTGTTGTACAGATTGCCTCTAATAGTAAAGGCGTGTTAGGGAATCCTTAACTGCTCTGTGTTTCAGAATCTGTTCCACCTTAATTCAAACCATAACAATGTGAGGGTCACCTCAGCCATGCTGAAGATAATtagatttattttgctttaatatGAAAAAACTCAGTCTCAGTAATCTGCATATAAAGGTTAAACTTGGTCCTGATTCGATGGTAGCCTTTGACAGATTTCCCAACAAACTTTTAGCACATGTTGAAGGCTCAGAAGTCTTAGATTGTGCCTTTTCTTATCAATGGCATGAGTATTGTAGTCATCACGACACTCTAGTCTATGATTTTGCACAATGATGCAGAGATCAGTCAAATGCTATACAATGTAACACACTTATAGATCTTCTTAAAGGGACATCAGACACTACTatctaagtttcagagtagcagccgtgttagtctgtattcgcaaaaagaaaaggagtacttgtggcaccttagagactaacaaatttatttgagcataagctttcgtgagctacagctcactgcgtcgatgaagtgagctatagctcacgaaagcttatgctcaaataaatttgttagtctctaaggtgccacaagtactccttttctttttactctctaaGTTGTGTGCTTACTACAAGTGTTTCCTACTGTGTTTCTTCTAGCTCTTAAACCTCTAACTCTAGATTGCTATTAGAACTTTTAAGGTAGttacaacaacaaacaacaacagaagAATAGTCCTATTGGCCTTGAAAGCATGACATAAATCCAAGTGTTAACTCTTGGTTTTCTGCATAGCCATATCAAATGACCTGGCAACAGGGAATCTCAACTGTTTTAGACACTAGCATTAAGTTCTATAGGCTTGAAGCTTTTATTTCTTGTGCCTGTCGGGCTTAGACATTTCTCAAATGAGAggaaatatttaggtttttttttaaaaaaaaagtggcacaGGATAAAGATAATCCTGAGATTAATAAATTTGCATTGATAAACATATTTGTACTAAatttatattttgatatttcattCTCTTTGTAAAAAGACTTATGTAGAATTACTTCTGTGTAACATAATACCACATATTAAATGCagtaaagccatttaaaaaaaatctctcaacatttaaaaaagtaaatttagCATTTGCTAGAGACACTAAATTCACACAGGACTATGATAATTTAAAACAGCAGTATACTATCCTTATGGATGTGGCAGCAACTACCTTCACAAGAGAAAGCTATCCGGTCTCCATGCAAATCTTTTACCTTTGAGACtatcaaaaaaaaaccaaaaacgtTAATCAGAATCATTTGTAATGACTTTGGCCACATGGGCACTTATCCATTAGGAGGTAAATTGACCATTAAGTCATTTGACATTAGAGTCAGAGGACAATTACTCTGTACCTACACTAGATTTGAACTACCAATTTAGAGGTGAACGGTTCTGCATTCCATTACCATTTCTCTGAAAGATTTAGTTCCCCCACCCAGTATCTTTCTTTTGGAAGGTCATGCTACTAAGTATCAGTTTGCAGATCGTTGcttagattttgttttaatacTTTATGAGCCCTTATTTAGAGAGCTATAGGATGTAGTTTGGGACACATACATACATGAAATATGCTAGGGGCTACAAACATTGATGTACAGTAATGCTGAAGTACTCCTGAAAGtcaatcataacttttccaatcaTAATCTGTTAGACAGCCTCACTGCCCACGACTTGTTATTAAAAGCTATAAGTAGTCACCCACTCATTGATCACTCATGTCTATTGTCAAAGAACACTACTTAAGATCACTCTTTGAAGATGGAGGGCCAAATTTTCTGATGATGTAAACAAGTGTAgacctattgactttaatggaatttcACTCAATGACAACGGAAGAGAATTTGACCCTACTACTTTAAATGGAACATCAGAAATATTGCTCTACTCTAAAAAATAAAGCCTTCATTGTCAATAAATACATTCAGGGTCATCATTCCTTTATAGTatgtgtgacgttattgacatgaactgtgaccgtatagatcattgttgcaaccacggtcctatggttgcaccaggtcttgtacagaggaggtcaagtggggtgtctatggaaaggttgtaatttgctgggtttgattatgctatctgtatgtatgtatcatttttgtatttgaagttatgaatattggctacatACTTGTATCTtgatgtgtttgattctaagtagcctcagtgaagcatttggtcagcttcttgagaaaggactattctcagcaagtgcccaatcaagaaacacttaactgacaatggactctgggagacgccaatccacatctgagctttcctggggaAGTTCAAACTAACATGTGAACAATGgcgtcagcctgcaaaaagcttaatcattcatggacatgtgacttgcccaggtgccTACAAACTCCATCACGTTGCATGTTGTGCCACCCataagagagaatataaaaggccctggaagcctctccattttgtcttcagctggctcaagagatggcttctccacccccaagagatgcctgaaagaaactggaacaaaggacagtaactacaggggtgtgagtgattgctggacccagactaggagggagtccagtctgtgaaagaagcttattggaacatttctgggggtgagatttcatctgtaaatcagtttcttaatacattaggcttagacttgcgtgttttgttttattttgcttggtaacttactttgttcgcaaaaagaaaaggagtacttgtggcaccttagagactagcaaatttatttgagcataagctttcgtgagctacagctcacttcatcggatgcatcttccttttctttttgcgaatacagactaacacggctgctactctgaaacctgacattactTTGTTcggtctgttattacttggaaccacttacatcctactttttatacttaataaaatcactttttggttattaattaacccagagtaagtaattaatacctgggggagcaaactgctgtgcatctctctctatcagtaaaaagaaaaggagtacttgtggcaccttagagactaacaaatttatttgagcataagctttcgtgagctacagctcacttcatcggatgcattcggtggaaaaaacactctctatcagtgttagagggcagataatttatgagtttatcctgtataagctttatacagagtaaaacagatttatttggggtttggatcccattgggagttgggtgtctggagacagagcagcacttcttaagctgttttcagttaagtctgcagctttggggagcaTGTTTCAGACCGTGGGGCTGTGTTGGAGCAGAcacgtgtctggctcaacaaggcagggttctggaggcccaaactggcagagaaaacaggctcagaggtagtctcagcacatcaggtgatagTCCCAAGGGAATCTCTATGACCAAACCCGTCACAGAGGGGACAGCAGGCTCTGCAAGGTTGCCACTGTGAGGCAAATCCTCAGCCAAAGTAGGGCTGTTCACTCAGCTGCCTCTCCAATGGATCCGGACCTCAACATTGGGTCCCTGACCCACGAGCCTCCCTAGCTGCACCCTCCACACCAGCTGAGTCAGCTGCGTGACCTGCAGCCAGCCTGTCTCTGAATTGTGCCTAGGAAATAGCTGTGCATGCTCATGCTCCATACTCTTCACTTCCTCATCCCCGTGTCCTGTCCCGACACCAAGTAGCAGCACCTTTTACCACCCATGGAGAGGGATAAAAAACACACCTATTCAGTGATGATTCCTCGTTTGgagatgttaggatatagatattcaggcctgtctgtaaaggcctgtactctaagaatttaggtatattcttatcacttggctagtttggagatgttaggatatagatattcaggcctgtctgtaaaggcctgtactctaagaatttaggtatattcttatcacttggctagttatagagctataaaagaatcaaaatcactgtctgccagcgtagggtccttctcttactgtgacagtctgaggccctgtgcttaggctaaggcctttggcgaagcaacagaggcagccctaagctgggaagcgaccggtcaccacctcacattccaaactagtcacattgaaatcgggtgctattgggctgttaggatacaatcctgtccagatagtgcctatcacctccagagaaagggaagtgcctagaaaatggaaaaggaaacttagtttgatagcatcccgtctggcaagaactcacttatcaatagctgggatgtgaaatcctcatttctgtgtttgttctatcactgtagtccccatttccccattgtttgtctgtataatctgtctggttctgtgattgttcctatctgctgtataattaattttgctgggtgtaaactaattaaggtggtgggatataattggttaaatctCGTTacaatgttaggattggttagttaaatttcagtaaaatgattggttaaggtatagctaagcagagctcaagttttactatatagtctgcagtcaatcatgaaatgggtggggggaatggggaaattggaatcatgtttggctaagggcaggaatgggaacagagaCAGGTGTAAGGTTCTGTGgttgctgggaagggggacactaacgaaggaaactggaatcatgcttgctggaagtttacCCCAATAAATATCgaattgtttgcatctttggacttcgggtattgttgctctctgttcatgtgagaaggaccagggaagtaagtgggtgaagaaataagccccctaacaggaGACTGATCAGTTACCCAgcatttaatccatttaatgaatTCCAGGTTAATTTTTTCTCTCTAGTTTTTtgatcaaaatgttgtgtggtaccaagtcaaatgctctACAGAAGAcgaagtatattatgtcaacactattacatttattaaccaaacttgtaatctcatcaaaaaaaggtAACAGGTTCGTTTGACAGATTCCCCTGGGAGAACTTTACATGgagcaagaaaagaaaatgattggAGCAGAGGGTATTTACATTTGGATAGTTAGGCCATTACCTCTTCTCTTCTGTCAACCGAAAGAAAACCAAGTGCTGAACGCTTTTAAGTGCTACAGACTGAACAAAGGTATTTAATAACTCAAAGTAGGATGATTTA
This DNA window, taken from Dermochelys coriacea isolate rDerCor1 chromosome 6, rDerCor1.pri.v4, whole genome shotgun sequence, encodes the following:
- the PELI2 gene encoding E3 ubiquitin-protein ligase pellino homolog 2 isoform X3, translating into MGGYFRDWLWFTCRDVSAHDGSIGVFPLLAFEVQVGRSTESPIDFVVTDTISGSQNNDETQITQSTISRFACRIVCDRNAPYTARIFAAGFDSSKNIFLGEKAAKWKNPDGHMDGLTTNGVLVMHPKGGFTEESKPGVWREISVCGDVYTLRETRSAQQRGKLVENETNILQDGSLIDLCGATLLWRTADGLFHTPTQKHIEALRQEINAARPQCPVGLNTLAFPSINRKDVVEEKQPWAYLSCGHVHGYHNWGHRSDTEANERECPMCRTVGPYVPLWLGCEAGFYVDAGPPTYAFTPCGHVCSEKSAKYWSQIPLPHGTHAFHASCPFCAAQLTGEHNCVKLIFQGPID
- the PELI2 gene encoding E3 ubiquitin-protein ligase pellino homolog 2 isoform X1 translates to MFSPSQEEHCAPNKEPVKYGELVVLGYNGSLPNGDRGRRKSRFALYKRPKANGVKPSTVHVISTPQASKAISCKGQHSISYTLSRNQTVVVEYTHDKDTDMFQVGRSTESPIDFVVTDTISGSQNNDETQITQSTISRFACRIVCDRNAPYTARIFAAGFDSSKNIFLGEKAAKWKNPDGHMDGLTTNGVLVMHPKGGFTEESKPGVWREISVCGDVYTLRETRSAQQRGKLVENETNILQDGSLIDLCGATLLWRTADGLFHTPTQKHIEALRQEINAARPQCPVGLNTLAFPSINRKDVVEEKQPWAYLSCGHVHGYHNWGHRSDTEANERECPMCRTVGPYVPLWLGCEAGFYVDAGPPTYAFTPCGHVCSEKSAKYWSQIPLPHGTHAFHASCPFCAAQLTGEHNCVKLIFQGPID
- the PELI2 gene encoding E3 ubiquitin-protein ligase pellino homolog 2 isoform X2 — translated: MKRKNSWYNGSLPNGDRGRRKSRFALYKRPKANGVKPSTVHVISTPQASKAISCKGQHSISYTLSRNQTVVVEYTHDKDTDMFQVGRSTESPIDFVVTDTISGSQNNDETQITQSTISRFACRIVCDRNAPYTARIFAAGFDSSKNIFLGEKAAKWKNPDGHMDGLTTNGVLVMHPKGGFTEESKPGVWREISVCGDVYTLRETRSAQQRGKLVENETNILQDGSLIDLCGATLLWRTADGLFHTPTQKHIEALRQEINAARPQCPVGLNTLAFPSINRKDVVEEKQPWAYLSCGHVHGYHNWGHRSDTEANERECPMCRTVGPYVPLWLGCEAGFYVDAGPPTYAFTPCGHVCSEKSAKYWSQIPLPHGTHAFHASCPFCAAQLTGEHNCVKLIFQGPID